One genomic region from Streptomyces sp. NBC_00457 encodes:
- the proB gene encoding glutamate 5-kinase — translation MSEARRIVVKVGSSSLTTASGGLDADRVDALVDVLAKSRSGGEKEIVLVSSGAIAAGLAPLGLRRRPKDLARQQAAASVGQGLLVARYTASFARYGVRVGQVLLTSDDMSRRAHHRNAQRTLDKLLAMGALPVVNENDTVATDEIRFGDNDRLAALVAHLVRADLLVLLSDIDGVYDGDPSKPGTARIAEVRDPSDLAHVEIGSAGKAGVGTGGMVTKVEAARIAAAAGISVVLTSAIHATEALSGGDTGTYFHPTGKRSADRLLWLQHASTPQGSLTLDDGAVRAVVERRTSLLPAGIAAVEGEFSAGDPVELRDTEGRAVARGLVSFDAKEIPQLLGRSTRELARELGPAYEREVVHRDDLVILHP, via the coding sequence GTGAGCGAGGCCCGCAGGATCGTCGTCAAGGTGGGATCCTCGTCGCTGACCACCGCGTCCGGCGGCCTGGACGCCGACCGCGTCGACGCACTCGTGGACGTCCTCGCCAAGAGTCGCAGCGGGGGAGAGAAGGAGATCGTCCTCGTCTCCTCCGGCGCCATCGCGGCCGGACTCGCCCCGCTGGGGCTGCGCCGCCGCCCCAAGGACCTGGCCCGGCAGCAGGCCGCCGCCAGCGTCGGCCAGGGCCTGCTCGTCGCCCGCTACACCGCCTCCTTCGCCCGCTACGGCGTCCGCGTCGGCCAGGTGCTGCTGACCAGCGACGACATGAGCCGCCGCGCCCATCACCGCAACGCGCAGCGCACCCTCGACAAGCTCCTCGCGATGGGCGCCCTCCCGGTCGTCAACGAGAACGACACCGTCGCCACGGACGAGATCCGCTTCGGCGACAACGACCGCCTCGCCGCCCTCGTCGCCCACCTCGTACGGGCCGACCTGCTGGTGCTGCTCTCCGACATCGACGGCGTGTACGACGGCGACCCGAGCAAGCCGGGCACCGCGCGGATAGCGGAGGTGCGTGACCCGTCGGACCTCGCCCACGTGGAGATCGGCAGCGCGGGCAAGGCCGGAGTCGGCACCGGCGGCATGGTCACCAAGGTCGAGGCCGCCCGTATCGCCGCCGCGGCCGGCATCTCCGTCGTGCTGACCAGCGCCATCCATGCCACCGAGGCGCTGTCCGGCGGTGACACCGGCACCTACTTCCACCCCACCGGCAAGCGGTCCGCCGACCGGCTGCTGTGGCTGCAGCACGCGTCCACCCCGCAGGGCTCGCTGACCCTGGACGACGGGGCGGTACGGGCGGTCGTCGAGCGCCGCACGTCGCTGCTGCCGGCCGGGATCGCCGCCGTCGAGGGTGAGTTCAGCGCGGGCGACCCCGTCGAACTGCGCGACACCGAGGGGCGTGCGGTGGCCCGCGGGCTCGTCAGCTTCGACGCCAAGGAGATCCCCCAGCTGCTCGGCCGCTCGACCCGGGAACTCGCCCGTGAACTGGGCCCGGCGTACGAACGTGAAGTCGTCCACCGGGACGACCTCGTGATCCTGCACCCGTAG
- a CDS encoding LCP family protein encodes MNDRYDAGYPGDHGDQYEIVGYDEYGRPMYRQVPAQQLPQQQSYDPYAQQQHGGQQGYGYDPYSTGQQPPAPSYDSYDTGVQQPVPPYDTGSQQPVSSYDPYDTGQQAPTASSFDAFGNRGGGGTGTATPYDPYGQAATSGRQPRVEQRTAEQTAYIPQQAGPAEHEAAASAQPERDYHERDYHTEQFAFVEEPDGDPEDVIDWLAFTENRTERREEARRRARSRVVALVVVLALVAVGGVGYLWYAGKLPGLSSSDDSKTGEATAVGAQKRDVIVVHLHDTKQGGTATALLVDNATTKQGTTVLLPNSLAMTGDDGTTTTLAKAVEDDGSSGTREALDTVLGTQIQGTWRLDTPYLQNLVDLVGNIDVTTNTDVPDPDAKKKGAAPLVSKGEDQTLSGKMAVAYATYRASGEAQNAQLERFGQVMQAVLRKLSSDATAATTTVQTLAQILDPSLTDKDLGTFLAKLADLAKGGDYKTALLPVQTDGTLSAQASDSVVKDVLGGTAKSPDKDAAVRVSVQNASGDKDNTEKARVVLLNGGFTFLEGGTASGAQAASKVTYTDAADKENATEVAKTLGLPTSAVTKGKGSSNADVSVVLGQDYEPSSS; translated from the coding sequence GTGAACGACCGATACGACGCGGGGTACCCCGGCGACCACGGCGACCAGTACGAAATCGTCGGCTACGACGAGTACGGCCGGCCGATGTACCGGCAGGTCCCGGCCCAGCAGCTCCCGCAGCAGCAGTCGTACGACCCGTACGCACAGCAACAGCACGGCGGCCAGCAGGGCTACGGCTACGACCCGTACAGCACGGGCCAGCAGCCGCCGGCGCCCTCCTACGACTCGTACGACACGGGCGTGCAGCAACCGGTTCCTCCCTATGACACCGGTTCACAGCAACCGGTTTCGTCGTACGACCCCTACGACACCGGTCAGCAGGCGCCCACCGCCTCTTCCTTCGACGCCTTCGGCAACCGGGGCGGAGGGGGCACCGGAACCGCCACGCCGTACGACCCCTACGGCCAGGCCGCGACCAGCGGTCGGCAGCCGCGCGTCGAGCAGCGCACCGCCGAGCAGACCGCCTACATCCCGCAGCAGGCCGGTCCGGCCGAGCACGAGGCCGCCGCCTCCGCGCAGCCCGAACGGGACTACCACGAACGGGACTACCACACCGAGCAGTTCGCCTTCGTCGAGGAGCCCGACGGCGATCCCGAGGACGTCATCGACTGGCTGGCGTTCACGGAGAACCGCACCGAGCGCCGCGAGGAGGCCCGGCGCCGCGCCCGTAGCCGGGTCGTCGCCCTGGTCGTCGTACTCGCCCTCGTCGCGGTCGGCGGGGTCGGCTACCTCTGGTACGCGGGCAAGCTGCCCGGCCTGTCCTCCTCCGACGACTCGAAGACGGGCGAGGCGACGGCCGTGGGCGCCCAGAAACGGGACGTGATCGTCGTCCATCTGCACGACACCAAGCAGGGCGGCACCGCCACGGCGCTGCTCGTCGACAACGCGACCACCAAGCAGGGCACCACGGTGCTGTTGCCCAACTCCCTCGCCATGACCGGCGACGACGGCACCACGACCACCCTCGCCAAGGCCGTCGAGGACGACGGCTCCTCCGGAACGCGCGAGGCCCTCGACACCGTCCTCGGCACCCAGATCCAGGGCACCTGGCGGCTGGACACCCCGTATCTGCAGAACCTGGTGGACCTGGTCGGCAACATCGACGTCACCACCAACACCGACGTGCCCGACCCCGACGCCAAGAAGAAGGGCGCCGCCCCCCTGGTGAGCAAGGGCGAGGACCAGACCCTCAGCGGCAAGATGGCCGTCGCCTACGCCACCTACCGCGCCTCCGGCGAGGCCCAGAACGCCCAGCTGGAGCGGTTCGGGCAGGTCATGCAGGCCGTGCTGCGCAAGCTGTCCTCCGACGCGACGGCGGCCACCACCACCGTGCAGACGCTGGCGCAGATCCTCGACCCGTCGCTGACCGACAAGGACCTCGGCACCTTCCTCGCCAAGCTCGCCGACCTCGCCAAGGGCGGCGACTACAAGACGGCGCTGCTGCCCGTCCAGACCGACGGCACGCTCAGCGCGCAGGCGAGCGACAGCGTGGTCAAGGATGTCCTCGGCGGCACCGCGAAGAGCCCCGACAAGGACGCGGCCGTCCGTGTCTCCGTCCAGAACGCCAGCGGCGACAAGGACAACACCGAGAAGGCCCGCGTGGTGCTCCTCAACGGCGGCTTCACCTTCCTGGAGGGCGGTACGGCGTCCGGCGCCCAGGCGGCGTCCAAGGTCACCTACACCGATGCCGCCGACAAGGAGAACGCCACCGAGGTCGCCAAGACCCTGGGCCTGCCCACCAGCGCCGTCACCAAGGGCAAGGGGTCCTCGAACGCGGACGTGTCGGTGGTGCTGGGCCAGGACTACGAGCCGTCCTCGTCGTGA
- a CDS encoding glycosyltransferase family 2 protein, with product MTVAQPDVTVIIGAYEAMPYLVECLASVEAQTIDPERIEVIAVDDGSTDGTGEYLEEFAARAPMHVTVIRQANSGGPSGPRNVGLGKAAGRYVFFLDADDRLGAEALERMVAMADRNGTDVVLGKVEGINRKAPRSMWGKTLERTDVYSSNIKFTLSAQKLFRRALLDRHGMRFDESLWTGEDALFTMEAYLRADGVSVVADHVCYYLVGRDDGKHVTKSGGYTLRFDSARALMRLITDLVPAGPRRDMLMVRPFTVTLLPQFGPQYLKDSEEVRRHKMELAKPLMEAYWTEEVARRLKVEERLRLHLVAGQRSELLVEVLEFLRTKKQAAPLLEKKGRRVYLAYPLFRDRTAAIPDSVYLAEPREARAAPGYREGGADGFARKVIRRVRRALPAAPRRGAGNCATSHDGPADAQRTACGAQSTALQRSA from the coding sequence GTGACCGTGGCGCAGCCTGATGTGACCGTGATCATCGGGGCGTACGAAGCGATGCCGTATCTGGTCGAGTGCCTGGCATCCGTCGAGGCACAGACCATCGACCCGGAGCGCATCGAGGTCATCGCGGTCGACGACGGCTCGACGGACGGCACGGGGGAGTACCTGGAGGAGTTCGCGGCCCGCGCGCCGATGCACGTGACGGTGATCCGGCAGGCGAACTCGGGCGGCCCCAGCGGCCCGCGCAATGTCGGCCTGGGCAAGGCGGCCGGGCGGTACGTCTTCTTCCTCGACGCCGACGACCGGCTGGGCGCCGAGGCCCTGGAGCGGATGGTCGCGATGGCCGACCGCAACGGCACGGACGTCGTCCTCGGCAAGGTCGAGGGCATCAACCGCAAGGCGCCCAGGTCGATGTGGGGCAAGACGCTGGAGCGCACCGACGTCTACTCCTCCAACATCAAGTTCACGCTCAGCGCCCAGAAGCTGTTCCGCCGCGCGCTGCTGGACCGGCACGGCATGCGGTTCGACGAGTCCCTGTGGACCGGCGAGGACGCGCTGTTCACGATGGAGGCGTATCTGCGGGCCGACGGCGTCTCGGTGGTCGCGGACCACGTCTGCTACTACCTGGTCGGCCGCGACGACGGCAAGCATGTGACGAAGAGCGGCGGTTACACCCTGCGCTTCGACTCCGCCCGCGCCCTGATGCGCCTGATCACCGACCTCGTCCCGGCCGGCCCGCGCCGCGACATGCTCATGGTCCGGCCCTTCACGGTCACGCTGCTGCCGCAGTTCGGCCCCCAGTACCTCAAGGACAGCGAGGAGGTACGGCGCCACAAGATGGAGCTGGCCAAGCCGCTGATGGAGGCCTACTGGACCGAAGAGGTGGCCCGCCGCCTCAAGGTAGAGGAGCGGCTGCGGCTGCACCTGGTGGCCGGGCAGCGGTCCGAACTCCTCGTAGAGGTCCTGGAGTTCCTCCGCACGAAGAAGCAGGCCGCCCCCCTGCTGGAGAAGAAGGGCCGCCGCGTCTACCTCGCCTACCCCCTCTTCCGCGACCGCACGGCCGCCATACCCGACTCCGTCTACCTCGCCGAGCCCCGCGAGGCCCGCGCCGCCCCCGGCTACCGCGAGGGCGGCGCAGACGGGTTCGCGCGCAAGGTGATCCGCCGGGTACGCAGGGCGCTGCCCGCAGCGCCCCGAAGGGGCGCGGGGAACTGCGCGACCAGCCACGACGGACCCGCGGACGCGCAACGGACTGCCTGCGGAGCTCAGAGCACCGCCCTCCAGCGAAGCGCTTAG
- a CDS encoding M48 family metallopeptidase, protein MGEDMSDGHEHNGHENVPSRQRRRFPGISSRAYEHPADRSALVALRKLSGFDTVFKALSGLLPERSLRLLFLSDSVRVSDQQFAHLNDMLRDACYILDLEKVPPMYVNQDPQPNAMCIGLDEPIIVVTTGLVELLDEEEMRAVIGHEVGHALSGHAVYRTILLFLTNLALRVAWIPLGNLAIMAIVTALREWFRKSELSADRAGLLVGQDLTASMRGLMKLAGGNHLHEMNVDAFLKQAEEYEAGGDLRDSVLKILNVLPRSHPFTTIRAAELKKWSESRDYQRIMDGHYPRRSEDKDTSVSDSFRDSASHYATHVKTSKDPLMKLVSDLAGGAGDLGGRVRRGFSGFAGPAGGSAESTPKDQPPRDDSTGPDGDNR, encoded by the coding sequence ATGGGGGAAGACATGTCCGACGGCCACGAGCACAACGGGCACGAGAACGTGCCGAGCAGGCAGCGCAGGCGCTTCCCTGGAATCTCCTCGCGTGCGTACGAGCATCCGGCCGACCGCTCCGCCCTGGTGGCGCTGCGCAAGCTGAGCGGCTTCGACACGGTCTTCAAGGCGCTCAGCGGTCTGCTGCCCGAGCGCAGCCTCAGGCTGCTGTTCCTGTCCGACTCGGTACGCGTCTCGGACCAGCAGTTCGCCCACCTCAACGACATGCTGCGGGACGCCTGTTACATCCTGGACCTGGAGAAGGTCCCGCCGATGTACGTCAACCAGGACCCGCAGCCGAACGCGATGTGCATCGGCCTGGACGAGCCGATCATCGTCGTCACCACCGGCCTCGTCGAGCTGCTCGACGAGGAGGAGATGCGGGCGGTCATCGGGCACGAGGTGGGCCACGCCCTGTCCGGCCACGCCGTGTACCGGACCATCCTGCTGTTCCTGACCAACCTCGCGCTCAGGGTCGCCTGGATCCCGCTGGGCAACCTGGCGATCATGGCGATCGTGACCGCGCTGCGCGAGTGGTTCCGCAAGTCGGAGCTGTCCGCGGACCGCGCGGGCCTCCTCGTCGGCCAGGACCTCACGGCCTCGATGCGCGGCCTGATGAAGCTGGCCGGCGGCAACCACCTGCACGAGATGAACGTGGACGCGTTCCTGAAGCAGGCCGAGGAGTACGAGGCAGGCGGCGACCTGCGCGACTCCGTGCTCAAGATCCTGAACGTGCTGCCACGCTCCCACCCCTTCACCACCATCCGGGCGGCCGAGCTGAAGAAGTGGTCCGAGTCCCGCGACTACCAGCGGATCATGGACGGCCACTACCCGCGGCGCAGCGAGGACAAGGACACCTCGGTCTCGGACTCGTTCCGGGACTCGGCGTCGCACTACGCCACGCACGTCAAGACCTCCAAGGACCCGCTGATGAAGCTGGTCAGCGATCTCGCCGGCGGGGCGGGGGACCTGGGCGGCCGGGTGCGCCGCGGCTTCAGCGGCTTCGCAGGACCGGCGGGCGGCTCGGCCGAGTCCACGCCGAAGGACCAGCCGCCCCGCGACGACAGCACGGGTCCGGACGGCGACAACCGCTGA
- a CDS encoding glutamate-5-semialdehyde dehydrogenase: MTTLSPYDSMSPVTRAAYRAKAAAADLAPLPRAEKDDALLAIADALEVRTSDVVEANAKDIAKAREAGTSEAIVDRLTLTPERIRAIASDVRDVVALPDPVGEVVRGSTLPNGIDLRQVRVPLGVVGIIYEARPNVTVDAAALCLKSGNAVLLRGSASAYESNTALVRVLRDAVGGAGLPADAVQLVPGESRESVRELMRARGLVDVLIPRGGASLIQTVVQESVVPVIETGTGNCHVYVDAHADLDMAIDILINSKAQRVSVCNAAETLLVHQDIAPQFLPRALDALAEAGVTVHADERVLAYAKDSKATVVEATPEDWETEYLSYDIAAAVVDSLDKAVEHIRLWTSGHTEAIVTTSQQAARRFTQLVDSTTVAVNASTRFTDGGQFGFGAEIGISTQKLHARGPMGLPELTSTKYIVTGDGHVRR, encoded by the coding sequence ATGACCACGCTTTCGCCGTACGACTCGATGTCCCCGGTCACCCGGGCCGCCTACCGCGCCAAGGCCGCCGCAGCCGACCTCGCGCCGCTGCCGCGGGCCGAGAAGGACGACGCGCTGCTCGCCATCGCGGACGCGCTGGAGGTCCGTACGAGCGACGTCGTCGAGGCCAACGCCAAGGACATCGCCAAGGCCCGCGAGGCCGGCACCAGCGAGGCCATCGTCGACCGGCTGACGCTGACGCCGGAGCGGATCCGGGCGATCGCCTCCGACGTGCGGGACGTCGTGGCCCTGCCCGACCCGGTCGGCGAGGTCGTCCGCGGCTCGACCCTCCCGAACGGCATCGACCTGCGCCAGGTCCGCGTCCCGCTGGGCGTCGTCGGGATCATCTACGAGGCCCGCCCGAACGTCACCGTGGACGCCGCCGCCCTCTGCCTGAAGTCCGGGAACGCCGTGCTGCTGCGGGGCTCCGCCTCCGCCTACGAATCGAACACCGCGCTGGTGCGGGTGCTGCGCGACGCCGTGGGCGGCGCCGGGCTGCCCGCCGACGCCGTCCAGCTCGTGCCCGGCGAGAGCCGCGAGAGCGTACGCGAGCTGATGCGGGCGCGCGGCCTGGTCGACGTACTGATCCCGCGCGGCGGCGCCTCGCTGATCCAGACCGTCGTCCAGGAGTCCGTCGTCCCGGTCATCGAGACCGGCACCGGCAACTGCCACGTCTACGTCGACGCCCACGCCGACCTCGACATGGCCATCGACATCCTGATCAACTCCAAGGCACAGCGCGTCAGCGTCTGCAACGCCGCCGAGACGCTCCTGGTCCACCAGGACATCGCGCCTCAGTTCCTGCCGCGCGCCCTGGACGCCCTCGCGGAGGCCGGGGTCACCGTGCACGCCGACGAGCGGGTACTGGCGTACGCGAAGGACTCCAAGGCGACGGTCGTCGAGGCCACGCCGGAGGACTGGGAGACCGAGTACCTGTCGTACGACATCGCCGCGGCGGTCGTCGACTCGCTCGACAAGGCCGTCGAGCACATCCGGCTGTGGACCTCCGGCCACACCGAGGCGATCGTCACGACCTCGCAGCAGGCCGCCCGCCGCTTCACCCAGCTGGTCGACTCCACCACGGTCGCGGTGAACGCCTCCACCCGCTTCACCGACGGCGGCCAGTTCGGCTTCGGCGCGGAGATCGGCATCTCCACCCAGAAGCTCCACGCCCGCGGCCCGATGGGCCTGCCAGAACTGACCAGCACGAAGTACATCGTCACGGGAGATGGCCACGTACGCCGCTGA
- a CDS encoding polysaccharide pyruvyl transferase family protein, with the protein MPPKDRQGARVQRILLRSGKSPYDVVPIEEALHRDVFATNSGNLIFSDAAHKILETPDTEVVSNGIRTDVSAAARINEEYDAFVVPLANAFRPSFEQQLKRLTRLIGRLRIPVVVLGVGAQTGLTYDPARLKPIEPTVREFVSAVLDRSASIGVRGEFTETYLKDMGFRDVEVIGCPSLFLYGKELAVSKRQPELSAASRIAVNGSHSAVRSQGLDRIIRHAHERYPHLRFIGQNLSDARQLHWRDLSDPNGRITAMPTHPDHPMYREDKARVYVDPITWIDDLRPFDFSFGSRIHGNIAALLAGTPATVLCGDSRTLELCRYFGIPHRRIDQLPEDPGATDPARLYEEADFAELTGGHQERFERFTGFLDRNGLRNTFTHGDGGAAFDARMRSLAFPAGIRPWNDADIASLTSRFGWLHSRIAELAVDNAKLKRELKRAATPAAPAPSTSVYRKARRVVGRPIRRALQSGR; encoded by the coding sequence GTGCCACCTAAAGATCGCCAGGGCGCCCGTGTGCAGCGCATTCTGCTCCGTTCCGGGAAGAGCCCGTACGACGTCGTCCCCATCGAGGAAGCCCTTCACCGGGACGTGTTCGCCACCAACTCCGGCAACCTGATCTTCAGCGACGCCGCGCACAAGATCCTCGAGACTCCGGATACCGAGGTCGTCTCCAACGGCATCCGTACGGACGTCTCCGCGGCAGCCCGGATCAACGAGGAGTACGACGCCTTCGTCGTGCCGCTGGCCAACGCCTTCCGGCCGTCGTTCGAGCAGCAGCTGAAGCGGCTGACGCGGCTCATCGGCCGGCTGCGGATCCCGGTCGTCGTGCTGGGCGTCGGCGCGCAGACCGGGCTGACCTACGACCCGGCACGGCTGAAGCCCATCGAGCCGACCGTGCGTGAGTTCGTCTCGGCGGTGCTGGACCGCAGCGCCTCGATCGGTGTGCGGGGCGAGTTCACGGAGACGTACCTCAAGGACATGGGGTTCAGGGACGTCGAGGTGATCGGCTGCCCGTCGCTGTTCCTCTACGGCAAGGAACTCGCCGTGTCCAAGCGGCAGCCGGAGCTGTCCGCCGCTTCCCGGATCGCCGTCAACGGCTCACACAGCGCCGTACGGTCGCAGGGCCTGGACCGGATCATCCGCCACGCCCACGAGCGCTACCCGCACCTCCGGTTCATCGGCCAGAACCTCAGCGACGCACGGCAGTTGCACTGGCGGGACCTGTCCGACCCCAACGGCCGGATCACCGCGATGCCGACGCACCCGGACCATCCGATGTACCGGGAGGACAAGGCCCGCGTCTACGTCGATCCGATCACGTGGATCGACGATCTGCGCCCGTTCGACTTCTCTTTCGGCTCCCGTATCCACGGCAACATCGCGGCGCTGCTGGCCGGTACGCCCGCGACCGTGCTGTGCGGTGACTCGCGCACGCTGGAGCTGTGCCGCTACTTCGGCATCCCGCACCGCAGGATCGACCAGCTGCCCGAGGACCCCGGAGCGACCGACCCCGCGCGGCTTTACGAGGAGGCCGACTTCGCCGAGCTGACGGGCGGCCACCAGGAGCGCTTCGAGCGGTTCACGGGGTTTCTGGACCGCAACGGGCTGCGGAACACGTTCACGCATGGTGACGGCGGTGCGGCCTTCGACGCACGCATGCGCTCCCTGGCCTTCCCGGCGGGCATCCGCCCCTGGAACGACGCGGACATCGCCTCGCTCACGTCCCGGTTCGGGTGGCTGCACAGCCGTATCGCCGAACTGGCGGTGGACAACGCGAAGTTGAAGCGGGAACTGAAGCGCGCGGCCACGCCGGCCGCGCCTGCGCCCTCGACCTCGGTCTATCGCAAGGCCCGGCGGGTCGTGGGACGACCGATCCGCCGGGCGCTGCAGTCGGGTCGCTAA
- a CDS encoding SCO2583 family membrane protein: protein MGGPSDPHEGTPEGGPGGGEDEYRSVVFDESFVRAARLQEFSAQERIADHAPAVRRRPPVRRGGLSRQALILVMLIAVAFGTAIYMGVRHPYQTPQSRQPVEPLRMTVIPLAPQGKVPGSADPEELFAHSPAAQFRVGAEGIPLPATRRTEHFSDSQVVSALNTAKDYLVRSSLYPEVLTGGQVRPVRVLVAPDQLDQFDQSFRQPTADGRHAPTGWLVRFDPNRTELADAKIRVQGSLHAAEADASTLEVTSDHTFVYALRPTGAGEKAEASLFTVRRELHFRFDRDDLRLQQAQLAVSYVQAGPVSCAGDSTNHLRPLLAGQTAKGGGPAGTDPYATGSATALCGTLAQSAQPKV, encoded by the coding sequence ATGGGAGGGCCTTCAGACCCACACGAGGGGACACCCGAGGGCGGCCCCGGAGGTGGCGAGGACGAATACCGATCCGTCGTCTTCGACGAATCGTTCGTCCGGGCTGCCCGTCTTCAGGAGTTCTCCGCACAGGAGCGCATCGCCGACCACGCGCCCGCCGTACGGCGCCGTCCGCCGGTGCGCCGGGGCGGCCTGTCCCGGCAGGCGCTGATCCTGGTCATGCTGATCGCGGTGGCCTTCGGCACCGCGATCTACATGGGTGTACGGCACCCCTACCAGACCCCGCAGAGCCGGCAGCCCGTCGAGCCCCTGCGGATGACCGTCATCCCGCTCGCCCCGCAGGGCAAGGTGCCCGGCTCCGCGGACCCCGAGGAGCTGTTCGCGCACAGCCCCGCCGCGCAGTTCCGCGTCGGCGCCGAGGGGATACCACTGCCCGCCACCCGGCGCACCGAGCACTTCTCGGACAGCCAGGTCGTGAGCGCCCTGAACACCGCCAAGGACTACCTCGTCCGCTCTTCCCTCTACCCGGAGGTGCTCACCGGCGGACAGGTCCGGCCCGTGCGTGTCCTGGTCGCCCCGGACCAACTCGACCAGTTCGACCAGAGTTTCCGGCAGCCGACCGCCGACGGCCGGCATGCGCCGACGGGATGGCTGGTTCGCTTCGACCCGAACAGGACCGAGCTGGCCGACGCCAAGATCCGCGTCCAGGGCAGCCTGCACGCGGCCGAGGCCGACGCGTCCACGCTCGAGGTCACCTCGGACCACACCTTCGTGTACGCGCTACGGCCCACCGGCGCCGGCGAGAAGGCCGAGGCGTCCCTGTTCACCGTCCGCCGTGAGCTGCACTTCCGCTTCGACCGCGACGACCTGCGCCTCCAGCAGGCCCAGCTGGCCGTCTCCTACGTCCAGGCCGGGCCGGTCTCCTGCGCCGGCGACTCCACCAACCATCTGCGCCCGCTGCTGGCCGGCCAGACCGCCAAGGGCGGCGGACCGGCCGGTACGGACCCCTACGCCACGGGCAGCGCGACGGCGCTGTGCGGGACGCTGGCGCAGAGCGCGCAGCCGAAGGTGTGA
- the nadD gene encoding nicotinate-nucleotide adenylyltransferase: MGEQDMPTGPTNAGKRRLGVMGGTFDPIHHGHLVAASEVAAQFHLDEVVFVPTGQPWQKSHRKVSPAEDRYLMTVIATAENPQFSVSRIDIDRGGATYTVDTLRDLRALNPDTDLFFITGADALAQLLTWRDTAELFSLAHFIGVTRPGHHLTDAGLPEGGVSLVEVPALAISSTDCRARVAKGDPIWYMVPDGVVRYIDKRELYRGE; this comes from the coding sequence ATGGGAGAGCAGGACATGCCTACCGGCCCGACGAACGCGGGCAAGCGCCGCCTCGGCGTCATGGGCGGGACGTTTGACCCGATCCACCACGGTCACCTCGTGGCGGCCAGCGAGGTCGCCGCGCAGTTCCACCTGGACGAAGTGGTGTTCGTCCCCACCGGCCAGCCCTGGCAGAAGAGCCACCGCAAGGTCTCCCCGGCCGAGGACCGCTATCTGATGACGGTCATCGCGACCGCCGAGAACCCGCAGTTCTCGGTGAGCCGTATCGACATCGACCGCGGCGGGGCGACGTACACCGTCGACACCCTGCGTGACCTGCGCGCGCTCAACCCCGACACGGACCTGTTCTTCATCACGGGCGCCGACGCCCTCGCCCAGCTCCTCACCTGGCGGGACACCGCGGAGCTGTTCTCCCTCGCGCACTTCATCGGGGTCACCCGACCCGGCCATCATCTGACGGACGCCGGTCTCCCCGAGGGCGGTGTCTCGCTTGTGGAGGTTCCCGCACTGGCCATCTCGTCCACCGATTGCCGTGCGAGAGTCGCCAAGGGAGACCCCATCTGGTACATGGTGCCGGACGGAGTCGTGCGCTACATCGACAAGCGCGAGCTGTACCGCGGCGAGTGA
- a CDS encoding SCO2584 family spore wall biosynthesis protein, whose translation MPEDVGGTPFPDGWEPDDDHDRGVSDEEFASVVFDEAFVRSAVVHEPTAVERLLAAAQARAEASEAEARRAHRRGERYEDGYGPDDRGGFGHDPDFDDLDDPDTLNGRYGAPGTYGKQVRWHRPVAWMLAILMGIGMVALAFTAVYRGASSGNRDRVPPPASTGLEQGSAAAPSASASYSQPSVPATPRTP comes from the coding sequence GTGCCGGAGGACGTGGGGGGCACGCCGTTCCCTGACGGCTGGGAGCCCGACGACGACCACGACCGCGGGGTGTCGGACGAAGAGTTCGCCTCCGTGGTCTTCGACGAGGCCTTCGTACGGTCGGCCGTGGTGCACGAGCCGACCGCCGTCGAACGCCTCCTGGCCGCTGCCCAGGCCAGAGCCGAGGCCTCCGAGGCCGAGGCCCGCCGGGCCCACCGCAGAGGCGAACGGTACGAGGACGGCTACGGCCCCGACGATCGCGGCGGTTTCGGCCATGATCCGGACTTCGACGACCTGGACGACCCCGACACCCTCAACGGCCGCTACGGCGCTCCGGGGACCTACGGCAAGCAGGTCCGCTGGCACCGCCCCGTCGCCTGGATGCTCGCCATCCTGATGGGCATCGGCATGGTCGCGCTGGCTTTCACGGCGGTCTACCGGGGCGCGTCCTCGGGCAACCGGGACAGGGTCCCGCCACCCGCCTCCACCGGCCTCGAACAGGGCAGTGCGGCGGCACCCTCCGCTTCCGCCAGCTACTCCCAGCCATCGGTCCCCGCGACCCCGCGCACGCCCTGA